A region from the Linepithema humile isolate Giens D197 chromosome 1, Lhum_UNIL_v1.0, whole genome shotgun sequence genome encodes:
- the LOC136997142 gene encoding uncharacterized protein: MATRKHHSQHHPYATPSKRSKLMDTERHYQIIEFHEENCLQKIVDVVPTSWITYDIKSCRLVSPFPENLKMKKDRDFLHHLVRTKSNPLQSWRKWPIIIRGDSNNYTDALDKIKKLKTKKYAYTTDCEKHAEEKALKTFNAIKKKNFKDNEKLGKKLLSQVPQLDDEEDDLELNETNSLKDSSKDSSESDSENFQRTTTFPEAVIENKKSSTKSKEDNLSSLSKNDDISDNELYIAESPSFHQSKTQKPTDNLSAPDTSKKILNGINDIISMQRKLTLQITSMANEIRDVKEILCVRNINQDDDCIITFTDFMEKYELNMPFSALEDFQEFDNRLKIEKNFQLEFKRSIYVTIDRDNSVSKMLTSILRKLVKRVVMCQYTCLKQQGTKLIFKDTVTCRCIIDIVFKTYNKDQENPVVTEKSFFTCLGNVISNAKDWEGQRTARKQSKE; encoded by the exons ATGGCAACTCGAAAACATCACAGCCAACATCATCCATACGCTACACCCTCTAAACGTTCTAAA CTGATGGATACTGAACGCCATTATCAAATTATCGAGTTCCACGAAGAAAATTGTCTCCAAAAAATTGTGGATGTTGTACCAACTAGTTGGATTACATACGACATAAAATCATGTAGGCTCGTTTCACCATTTCCGGAGAacttgaaaatgaaaaaagatcgTGATTTCTTACACCATCTTGTGCGAACAAAATCCAATCCTCTGCAGAGTTGGAGAAAATGGCCAATTATTATACGAGGCGATTCAA ataaCTACACTGATGCAttagacaaaattaaaaaattaaaaactaaaaaatacgCTTATACAACAGATTGCGAGAAACATGCTGAagaaaaagcattaaaaacatttaatgcaataaagaaaaaaaattttaaagacaaCGAAAAATTGGGAAAAAAACTATTGTCCCAAGTTCCCCAGCTGGACGATGAAGAGGACGATTTAGAGTTGAATGAAACTAACA GTTTAAAAGATTCAAGTAAAGATAGCAGCGAAAGCGATTCCGAAAATTTCCAAAGAACTACTACTTTTCCTGAGGCagtaatagaaaacaaaaaatcatCTACAAAATCAAAAGAAGATAATCTGTCATcattatcaaaaaatgatGATATTTCTGACAATGAATTGTATATTGCTGAATCACCGAGtt tccATCAATCAAAAACCCAAAAACCCACTGATAACTTATCTGCTCCAGAtacttcaaaaaaaattttgaatg gcattaacgatataatatcaatgcaaagaaaattaactCTGCAAATCACATCGATGGCAAATGAAATAAGAGACGTAAAAGAGATATTATGCGTTAGAAATATCAATCAAGATGATGATTGTATAATAACCTTTACTGATTTCATGGAGAAATACGAGTTAAACATGCCTTTTAGTGCTTTAGAAGACTTTCAAGAATTTGATAATCGtctcaaaattgaaaaaaattttcagttgGAATTC aAGCGATCCATCTATGTAACAATAGATAGGGATAATAGTGTGTCAAAAATGTTGACAAGTATTTTGAGAAAACTTGTCAAAAGAGTAGTTATGTGCCAGTATACGTGCCTTAAGCAACAGGGCACTaaactaatatttaaagatacagTGACTTGCCGTTGTATCATcg atattgtatttaaaacatataacaaGGATCAAGAAAATCCAGTAGTGAcagaaaaatctttctttactTGTCTAGGTAACGTAATCTCTAATGCGAAGGATTGGGAAGGCCAACGTACTGCAAGAAAGCAgagtaaagaataa